The Halichoerus grypus chromosome 14, mHalGry1.hap1.1, whole genome shotgun sequence genome contains a region encoding:
- the TUBB4B gene encoding tubulin beta-4B chain, with protein sequence MREIVHLQAGQCGNQIGAKFWEVISDEHGIDPTGTYHGDSDLQLERINVYYNEATGGKYVPRAVLVDLEPGTMDSVRSGPFGQIFRPDNFVFGQSGAGNNWAKGHYTEGAELVDSVLDVVRKEAESCDCLQGFQLTHSLGGGTGSGMGTLLISKIREEYPDRIMNTFSVVPSPKVSDTVVEPYNATLSVHQLVENTDETYCIDNEALYDICFRTLKLTTPTYGDLNHLVSATMSGVTTCLRFPGQLNADLRKLAVNMVPFPRLHFFMPGFAPLTSRGSQQYRALTVPELTQQMFDAKNMMAACDPRHGRYLTVAAVFRGRMSMKEVDEQMLNVQNKNSSYFVEWIPNNVKTAVCDIPPRGLKMSATFIGNSTAIQELFKRISEQFTAMFRRKAFLHWYTGEGMDEMEFTEAESNMNDLVSEYQQYQDATAEEEGEFEEEAEEEVA encoded by the exons atgaGGGAGATCGTGCACCTGCAGGCCGGCCAGTGCGGCAACCAGATCGGCGCCAAG TTCTGGGAGGTGATCAGCGACGAGCATGGCATCGATCCTACCGGCACTTACCATGGCGACAGCGACCTGCAGCTGGAGCGCATCAACGTGTACTACAACGAGGCCACCG GTGGCAAGTACGTGCCCCGCGCTGTGCTCGTGGACCTGGAGCCGGGCACCATGGACTCCGTGCGCTCGGGACCCTTCGGGCAAATCTTCAGGCCAGACAACTTCGTTTTCG GTCAGAGCGGTGCTGGGAACAACTGGGCCAAGGGGCACTACACAGAAGGCGCGGAGTTGGTCGACTCGGTGTTGGATGTTGTGAGGAAGGAAGCTGAAAGCTGCGACTGCCTGCAGGGCTTCCAGCTGACCCACTCCCTGGGTGGGGGGACTGGGTCCGGGATGGGTACCCTCCTCATCAGCAAGATCCGGGAGGAGTACCCAGACAGGATCATGAACACATTCAGTGTGGTGCCCTCGCCCAAGGTGTCGGACACGGTGGTGGAGCCCTATAATGCCACCCTCTCGGTCCACCAGCTCGTAGAAAACACAGATGAAACCTATTGCATTGATAACGAGGCTCTCTATGACATCTGCTTCAGAACCCTAAAACTGACCACACCTACCTATGGGGACCTCAACCACCTGGTGTCAGCCACCATGAGTGGGGTCACCACCTGCCTGCGCTTCCCTGGCCAGCTCAATGCTGACCTGCGCAAGCTGGCTGTCAACATGGTCCCCTTCCCCCGCCTGCACTTCTTCATGCCCGGCTTCGCCCCACTGACCAGCCGAGGCAGCCAGCAGTACCGGGCCCTGACGGTGCCCGAGCTCACCCAGCAGATGTTTGATGCGAAGAACATGATGGCCGCCTGCGACCCACGCCATGGCCGCTACCTGACTGTGGCCGCAGTGTTCAGGGGCCGCATGTCCATGAAGGAGGTGGACGAGCAGATGCTGAACGTGCAGAACAAGAACAGCAGCTACTTCGTGGAGTGGATCCCCAACAACGTGAAGACGGCCGTGTGTGACATCCCACCCCGGGGGCTAAAAATGTCTGCCACCTTCATCGGCAACAGCACGGCCATCCAGGAGCTGTTCAAGCGCATCTCGGAGCAGTTCACCGCCATGTTCCGGCGCAAGGCCTTCCTGCACTGGTACACGGGCGAGGGCATGGACGAGATGGAGTTCACCGAGGCCGAGAGCAACATGAACGACCTGGTGTCCGAGTACCAGCAGTACCAGGACGCCACGGCCGAGGAGGAGGGCGAGTTTGAGGAGGAGGCCGAGGAGGAGGTGGCCTAG
- the CIMIP2A gene encoding ciliary microtubule inner protein 2A produces the protein MTATQKHNLFTPEPHYIPGYAGFYPQLRYQVGNTYGRSTAQLLTDPSVQKSPCSVLSPISKPKFIEDFSKSKPPLIPCRDLTEPYIPHYTGLKPYKNFEILGQFPPQEVDAQKGPPGVGNVSRQVLLPVGFMPYPPYPPCPPGRKGDSRDFGHPGLRLAYGEEGWKSTSPVHEAPGQDQLYHCRRDEYPPPAHQRETLHVGRFHRLPQLDHPNLIQRKAISGYAGFVPRFAWVTGVSYRDGVTQAMDEFDKNQFLFRNPICALGERLPRTHWPSNTIYNSQGLIPFYMGFIPSMQDNYALTFGTSTRKAYQKELERRQHTL, from the exons ATGACAGCTACTCAGAAACACAACCTCTTCACGCCAGAACCTCACTATATCCCTGG CTATGCCGGCTTCTATCCCCAGCTGCGCTACCAGGTGGGGAACACCTATGGGCGCAGCACAGCACAGCTGCTCACAGACCCCAGCGTGCAGAAGAGCCCCTGCTCCGTGCTGTCCCCCATATCCAAGCCCAAGTTCATCGAGGACTTCAGCAAGTCCAAGCCACCTTTGATCCCCTGCCGTGACCTCACTGAGCCCTACATCCCCCACTACACGG GTCTGAAGCCCTACAAGAACTTTGAGATCCTGGGCCAGTTCCCACCCCAGGAGGTGGACGCCCAGAAGGGGCCGCCGGGGGTAGGGAATGTATCCAGGCAGGTCCTGCTGCCTGTGGGCTTCATGCCCTACCCTCCCTACCCCCCGTGCCCGCCAGGCAGGAAGGGGGACTCCAGAGACTTTGGACACCCAGGCCTGCGGCTGGCATACGGGGAGGAGGGCTGGAAGAGCACCAGCCCTGTCCACGAGGCCCCTGGGCAGGACCAG ctGTACCATTGCAGGAGGGATGAATACCCACCCCCAGCTCACCAGCGGGAGACGCTACATGTGGGCAGGTTCCACAGGCTGCCCCAGCTCGACCACCCCAACCTGATCCAACGCAAAGCCATCTCAG GCTACGCTGGCTTTGTCCCGCGGTTTGCCTGGGTGACGGGGGTGAGTTACCGCGATGGTGTCACACAGGCTATGGATGAGTTTGACAAGAACCAG TTCCTCTTCAGAAACCCCATCTGTGCCCTGGGTGAGAGGCTGCCCAGAACACACTGGCCTAGCAACACCATCTACAACAGCCAGGGCCTGATACCTTTCTACATGGGGTTCATACCAT CCATGCAGGACAACTACGCGCTGACGTTTGGCACCAGTACCCGCAAGGCCTATCAGAAGGAACTGGAAAGGCGACAGCACACACTATGA